The following proteins are co-located in the Pomacea canaliculata isolate SZHN2017 linkage group LG10, ASM307304v1, whole genome shotgun sequence genome:
- the LOC112574440 gene encoding RNA 3'-terminal phosphate cyclase-like isoform X2 translates to MAASGIITIDGGVLEGGGQILRNAATLSCLLGQPISVNNIRAGRNNPGLRPQHLSGLQLIAEVCGAKLSGATVGSTEIMFQPGQIKAGQYTADTKTAGSVCLMLQVALPCAAFANGVVTVTLYGGTDTDMAPPIDHYCCVFRPIAEKFGMKFDCVVRKRGYYPKGGGEVVTTSHPVKVLTAIDLTNRGSVTRIFGRAFVAGVLPIKVAHIMAQSAERLLREDHAGLAIKIDALKEPDGAAVGTGTGIILVAETSTGCLLAGSALGKKGVPAEKVGFDAAQMLLDNLKHGGAVDDYLQDQLILLMALASGKSQMLCGPITLHTETAIHVAKLLTQATFKIKKVTETSNIVECEGIGLTNSHI, encoded by the exons TCACAATAGATGGAGGAGTTCTTGAAGGG gGAGGACAAATCCTTCGGAATGCTGCCACCTTATCATGTTTACTCGGCCAACCGATATCTGTGAACAACATTCGAGCAGGACGAAATAATCCTGGCTTGAG ACCACAGCATCTGTCAGGGCTTCAGCTAATAGCAGAGGTATGTGGAGCCAAACTGAGTGGTGCCACTGTTGGCTCAACTGAGATAATGTTTCAGCCAGGCCAGATAAAGGCAGGACAGTACACAGCAGACACTAAGACAGCAGG GAGTGTGTGCCTTATGCTGCAAGTGGCTCTGCCATGTGCAGCATTTGCTAATGGAGTTGTGACTGTGACTTTGTATGGTGGCACTGATACTGACATGGCACCTCCAATAGACCATTACTGCTGT GTTTTTCGTCCAATAGCTGAGAAATTTGGCATGAAATTTGACTGCGTCGTCAGAAAAAG aggATATTATCCTAAAGGAGGAGGGGAGGTTGTCACGACTTCTCACCCAGTCAAAGTCTTAACTGCCATAGACTTGACAAACAGGGGTTCTGTGACCCGAATCTTTGGCAGGGCTTTTGTGGCAGGTGTCTTACCTATCAAG GTTGCCCACATTATGGCACAAAGTGCTGAACGCTTGTTGAGGGAGGACCATGCAGGACTTGCAATAAAGATCGATGCACTGAAGGAACCAGATGGCGCTGCTGTGGGCACAGGAACTGGCATCAT ACTTGTGGCAGAAACCAGCACTGGCTGTTTGCTTGCAGGTTCAGCTCTTGGCAAAAAAG GTGTGCCTGCTGAGAAAGTGGGTTTTGATGCAGCGCAAATGTTATTAGACAACCTGAAACATGGTGGAGCCGTGGATGACTATTTGCAAGACCAG CTAATTCTCCTGATGGCTTTGGCAAGTGGTAAATCACAAATGCTGTGTGGGCCAATAACATTGCACACAGAAACAGCCATACACGTGGCCAAGCTGCTCACTCAG gCAACGTTCAAGATCAAGAAAGTCACTGAAACCTCCAACATTGTAGAGTGCGAGGGTATAGGGCTTACAAACAGCCATATTTGA
- the LOC112574440 gene encoding RNA 3'-terminal phosphate cyclase-like isoform X1 yields MAASGIITIDGGVLEGGGQILRNAATLSCLLGQPISVNNIRAGRNNPGLRPQHLSGLQLIAEVCGAKLSGATVGSTEIMFQPGQIKAGQYTADTKTAGSICLLMQAALPCLLFGSSSTQLSLRGGTNAEMAPQVDYTIMVFRPIAEKFGMKFDCVVRKRGYYPKGGGEVVTTSHPVKVLTAIDLTNRGSVTRIFGRAFVAGVLPIKVAHIMAQSAERLLREDHAGLAIKIDALKEPDGAAVGTGTGIILVAETSTGCLLAGSALGKKGVPAEKVGFDAAQMLLDNLKHGGAVDDYLQDQLILLMALASGKSQMLCGPITLHTETAIHVAKLLTQATFKIKKVTETSNIVECEGIGLTNSHI; encoded by the exons TCACAATAGATGGAGGAGTTCTTGAAGGG gGAGGACAAATCCTTCGGAATGCTGCCACCTTATCATGTTTACTCGGCCAACCGATATCTGTGAACAACATTCGAGCAGGACGAAATAATCCTGGCTTGAG ACCACAGCATCTGTCAGGGCTTCAGCTAATAGCAGAGGTATGTGGAGCCAAACTGAGTGGTGCCACTGTTGGCTCAACTGAGATAATGTTTCAGCCAGGCCAGATAAAGGCAGGACAGTACACAGCAGACACTAAGACAGCAGG GAGTATTTGCCTCCTGATGCAAGCTGCTCTACCTTGCCTGCTTTTTGGCAGCAGTAGTACTCAGCTTTCTCTGCGGGGAGGCACAAATGCAGAGATGGCGCCGCAGGTTGACTACACTATTATG GTTTTTCGTCCAATAGCTGAGAAATTTGGCATGAAATTTGACTGCGTCGTCAGAAAAAG aggATATTATCCTAAAGGAGGAGGGGAGGTTGTCACGACTTCTCACCCAGTCAAAGTCTTAACTGCCATAGACTTGACAAACAGGGGTTCTGTGACCCGAATCTTTGGCAGGGCTTTTGTGGCAGGTGTCTTACCTATCAAG GTTGCCCACATTATGGCACAAAGTGCTGAACGCTTGTTGAGGGAGGACCATGCAGGACTTGCAATAAAGATCGATGCACTGAAGGAACCAGATGGCGCTGCTGTGGGCACAGGAACTGGCATCAT ACTTGTGGCAGAAACCAGCACTGGCTGTTTGCTTGCAGGTTCAGCTCTTGGCAAAAAAG GTGTGCCTGCTGAGAAAGTGGGTTTTGATGCAGCGCAAATGTTATTAGACAACCTGAAACATGGTGGAGCCGTGGATGACTATTTGCAAGACCAG CTAATTCTCCTGATGGCTTTGGCAAGTGGTAAATCACAAATGCTGTGTGGGCCAATAACATTGCACACAGAAACAGCCATACACGTGGCCAAGCTGCTCACTCAG gCAACGTTCAAGATCAAGAAAGTCACTGAAACCTCCAACATTGTAGAGTGCGAGGGTATAGGGCTTACAAACAGCCATATTTGA
- the LOC112574440 gene encoding RNA 3'-terminal phosphate cyclase-like isoform X3, translated as MFLRSGGQILRNAATLSCLLGQPISVNNIRAGRNNPGLRPQHLSGLQLIAEVCGAKLSGATVGSTEIMFQPGQIKAGQYTADTKTAGSICLLMQAALPCLLFGSSSTQLSLRGGTNAEMAPQVDYTIMVFRPIAEKFGMKFDCVVRKRGYYPKGGGEVVTTSHPVKVLTAIDLTNRGSVTRIFGRAFVAGVLPIKVAHIMAQSAERLLREDHAGLAIKIDALKEPDGAAVGTGTGIILVAETSTGCLLAGSALGKKGVPAEKVGFDAAQMLLDNLKHGGAVDDYLQDQLILLMALASGKSQMLCGPITLHTETAIHVAKLLTQATFKIKKVTETSNIVECEGIGLTNSHI; from the exons gGAGGACAAATCCTTCGGAATGCTGCCACCTTATCATGTTTACTCGGCCAACCGATATCTGTGAACAACATTCGAGCAGGACGAAATAATCCTGGCTTGAG ACCACAGCATCTGTCAGGGCTTCAGCTAATAGCAGAGGTATGTGGAGCCAAACTGAGTGGTGCCACTGTTGGCTCAACTGAGATAATGTTTCAGCCAGGCCAGATAAAGGCAGGACAGTACACAGCAGACACTAAGACAGCAGG GAGTATTTGCCTCCTGATGCAAGCTGCTCTACCTTGCCTGCTTTTTGGCAGCAGTAGTACTCAGCTTTCTCTGCGGGGAGGCACAAATGCAGAGATGGCGCCGCAGGTTGACTACACTATTATG GTTTTTCGTCCAATAGCTGAGAAATTTGGCATGAAATTTGACTGCGTCGTCAGAAAAAG aggATATTATCCTAAAGGAGGAGGGGAGGTTGTCACGACTTCTCACCCAGTCAAAGTCTTAACTGCCATAGACTTGACAAACAGGGGTTCTGTGACCCGAATCTTTGGCAGGGCTTTTGTGGCAGGTGTCTTACCTATCAAG GTTGCCCACATTATGGCACAAAGTGCTGAACGCTTGTTGAGGGAGGACCATGCAGGACTTGCAATAAAGATCGATGCACTGAAGGAACCAGATGGCGCTGCTGTGGGCACAGGAACTGGCATCAT ACTTGTGGCAGAAACCAGCACTGGCTGTTTGCTTGCAGGTTCAGCTCTTGGCAAAAAAG GTGTGCCTGCTGAGAAAGTGGGTTTTGATGCAGCGCAAATGTTATTAGACAACCTGAAACATGGTGGAGCCGTGGATGACTATTTGCAAGACCAG CTAATTCTCCTGATGGCTTTGGCAAGTGGTAAATCACAAATGCTGTGTGGGCCAATAACATTGCACACAGAAACAGCCATACACGTGGCCAAGCTGCTCACTCAG gCAACGTTCAAGATCAAGAAAGTCACTGAAACCTCCAACATTGTAGAGTGCGAGGGTATAGGGCTTACAAACAGCCATATTTGA